Within Telopea speciosissima isolate NSW1024214 ecotype Mountain lineage chromosome 8, Tspe_v1, whole genome shotgun sequence, the genomic segment AGTTGGTATCATAAACAATTTTCTTATTTGTTCTGGGAATTTTCTAAAACTATAAACAATAAAAGTAAAACAGGTACacaaccaaacaagcctcatCTAAATCAACCTTACCCTAACAATGGGGTAGAAGCATCTATTTCAAGCCCTCAGTTCATCCAATTTGCCTTTTGGGACAGAACTCATAAGTTCCATTTCAACCTCATCAGCAACTCGCTCCTCCCCCAATCTCCTCAACCCTCTGCTCAATATCTTAACCACATACTCATCAGTtgcagaagcagaagcagatGCAGATGCAGATACccacccacatctcttcatcaaCCCATAAACCCTAACCACCGATTCTGTCCTCTCCGCAGCAATCAATGCCTTGACGAGCCGAGAAAGCCCTCGTTCTTCACTGGCGCCCAACCCGTCCCTTTCCAGATCCACAGATATCAGACGGTCAATCTCCTCTATCATCCCTGTCCTTGCCAATGCCGTCACCATGTCTGCGTACAGAGAGCAATCGGTCTTGTACCAGAGCTCAGACCTTGCGGCTTCAAAGACCTTAAGGGCGAGATGACACCGATCTTGCCTGAGGAGCTCTTTCAGGGACGCAAGGAGGTCTTGTTTGATGAGTCGGGATAGGGTTTTGGAGACGAATTCGTCGATCTGTGTCTCGTTTACTCTTTCGGCTCGTTTCAGTGCTTGAACGGCTTGAATTGCTTCTATGCTCAGAATTCTGCCGCGATGCAGCGGTCCTCGGTTGTCCCTTGGGCCGCATCGTATTATTGCGACGCAGTTTCTGtgaggtttaggtgttggagATGAATAAGAGGGAGAGAAGCAGGAGTGATTTAAGCGGAGAGATGAAGCCATGACTCTCATATACATTAACGAAGAAAGAGACTCTGACTCATACTTTTATGGAGATAGGGCTTTCAGGTTTATCCATAGATTTGAGATTCAAGTATGGTTTTAAAATCGGGAATCGGATCGTTGAATCGGCCGTGACCGATCCTTATTTCGACCGACAGCCGATTCACACTCAAACCCCTAGAAATTTCCCTGTTTTTGGATATGTGgatcgattctagggttcttgaaggTCAATTCCAATCGATTTCGTCACTGTCTGATTCCACATTTTATAACCTTCGATTCCACCCAGAACAGAATCGCAAAATCGGTGTCAGATCAGAAGAATCATTAGGATCGGATCAGTATCTGTTGAGGGCGATCATTATTCGTAATACCGGGGTCCATCTTAGGATTGATCAAGGCCGATGCTGATCCGGATCAGTCAAAATCagtaaaaaattatcaaaatttggattttggtttATTGGTTCCGTTTCGACTAGTtttagtcaaaaaaaaaatatattaaaaaattatgaaaattaaaagtaaatcGCAAAATCACGGTTGATACCTATCCGATCCGGATCAGTCACAATCAgcaaaaaatgaccaaaatttggattttgtttGATCGGTTCCGTATTGACTACTATtagtaaaaaaatattaaaaattatgtaaattaaaagaaaattgcaAAATCACGGCCAATACTATTCTGATCCGAGTGAATCAACTAATCTGGACGAATCCATTCTCAAGATTATGAACCATTTTTGAGTCGTAATGACCAATATCGATTGATCCCATCCCAAGATTCAGGCGATCTAACTGAGTTGATCAATCCAGGGAACGATCCACTAATACCGAGCATGATCGATCGTTATTCAGGATTGGTCTAGGGCAATACCGAATTGATCCGAATAATTTTGACTGATCTGATCTAAGATTTACGAACCATGGGGGCGATCACCCGGATTGGATCAGTATTGGTCAAGGCCGTTCCTGATTTTGGGGTGATCAGGTATCAATGGATTGATACAAatgaagggtaaaatggtaaaaaaccGAATTCTTGAATGGAAGCTAAGGGTAGATCTGTCACATCTTGGCTGATCCTGGACGATTTGGATCCGAGGCGGATCTCTTATCCAATatcgattcttaaaaccctagtAAGGAATAAGGAAGAGTGACGGCTGAAGTGACAATAACACcctagaaaaaaaatcctctgcatgCTCTTAATCTTGCGGTGCCTTGCCTTCGGATCTGAGAGCTCGAGACATGGAATATGCATCCAATGGTGCTGAGCTcaagaaaaaaggaacaaaTACTGGGTCAATCGAATtcgcaccattggatgaagcatcttccacatTTCGAACTCTCAGACCCGAACTACAATACACCGCAAGATGAAGGGATTGCAGAGGATTGTAATCCTAATGCCCTACTCATTTCCTAAAGTAACGCAGCAAATTGGGTGCTTGTGAACTCAGTGAATCGGCTCCAGCGGCCGAGTTAGTTGCAACTTGCAACACTGCATCAGAAGCTGGCTCATTAGTAATGATTAACTCCCAttaaactaaaacaaaatcCCTACAGGCAAATCTTTATTAGaatcttcttcatccattgaATACTGAGTTGAGAGAGCACCTCAGAACAGCTCTGAACGTACACAGATCCAAAAATTGATCATCCATTGCTCACTATTTCTCTGAGAAGATGATTCAGTATTCTTTAAGCTTTGAGACTGCGAGTTGGAATGAAGGAATGAGAGCCAAAGTAGTATTAACAGCCAAACTCATTGACCTGTAAATTAACAATGAAAAACCCAATTCAAAATTATCCCTCAAGATcacaaatgaagaagaagccAAACAGAGTACATCGTATGCATCGATCAGAAGGATTGAGAAGAGTGTAACAGAGATGGAAAGTAAGAGACaaataaagatgaagaagatagtAACCAGAAGGACACAAAAGATTAAGCTTCCATGAATAAaggctagaagaagaagatccaaaTGGGGTAACATGGAAACACAATAATAAAGAGCAAGGATTAATCAAAGAGACAATGAAAACCTGATTTGGATTTAATTGACAAAGAATGAAGTATCCCATATTTATTTCCTTTCAAGTCTAACAGAATCTTTCATTAGTTTTCTCTTTAAACAAGCAAAGAGAAGGATATGTCCTTGGAATGGCGTGAGGAAGGAAAAGTtacaaaagagaaaacaatGAAGATGAAAGAACTGACTTGGCCCCCATTAGATTCAGATTAAGGCCAATGGCTGATGaccaaaaccaaaatgaaaatgaaaaaatcaaaACCGTCGACAGCAGGATTCGAACCTGCGCAGGCAAAGCCCAACAGATTTCGAGTCTGTCTCCTTAACCACTCGGACATATCGACTATGCATGTAATAGGAGGtgacaaattaaaaaaataaaaaataaaactaaaatatcAGCAGTAAATATTCATAAGGGCTTCATTGTTGATCATAGAATGGATTAAAGTAATGGGGGTCACACTTTTTAACAAATTAGAGGGGCGGGCTCGGGTTGACCGGGTTTTTTTAACACCTCTAAGGGGTAGCTTCTAAATTGTGTTGGATTGGTATGACAATTCAAGAAGGGGTGGATTGAGTGATACAGATAAAatgatgggaaaaagaacgttaatCAGTCTCATGGTTTCTATGTCTAAACATAAGACCATACAAAATTACCACTCAACCCTtaatgaactaaaaaatctcatttaggTAAATGCTCGTGCACACTTTATCATTAATCCTCACACTGGTGCAAGCGCTACATGACCAGCCAGTGTTCTTTTGCCCTACAATGATTAATTAAAAACTTTATCCACTTGATTTGAGGTTGCAAAAGAAAAATGCAAACAAAAGCAATCACACAAatacattataaaaaaaatcaacacaaAGAAGACACCCGATATATAGTGGTCCGGTCCTTTTGACCTACATCCACTCTCAAGGGCTCCTCGCCTCCTCACTCTTGGAATTCCACTAAATGATTAGTCTTGAAATAGTGCAAATCAAACATTTACAACATTGTTCCAAGACTCACAACAGACCCAATATTTCTTTATCGGGCTCACTACCAAACCCTAATGTTTTCAAGGCTCTCACaactaatcttgtaattttgcCGGGCTCACTAAAAATCAATCCTAATGGTGGATAAAATCCCCAATAATCATTGAAATAATTACACTTTGTGGAGATCACTATCTTCCAACACCAACTCTCTCTTTAAGTCTTTGAGTGTTTCCAGTCAAGTTACAAAGTCTCTCAAGGTAAGATATACAAATGAAAGCAAAACGTCTGATAGTTAGAATATGCAAATGAAAGTACAACTAAAATGATTCTCAAAGCCTTTTAAAACCCAAGAGTAGATGTACTAATAAAACTCAAAGGGTCTCTGTGGAACTTCCTTAAATCTCTCTTAAATAGAGatggaatggaaaaaaaatgtttccaaaaaaaatctcttatGCCTCTATTTTGTATAAAGTTGTTTCGATTACCTCACTGATCGGTCGACCACCTTAGACCATCCATTATAGAATATGACTGTTGGATTTGTTGTTATAGAGGATGGACAGTAGAAAGACAATGGTCGGTGGACCATAATACCGCCCGGACTTCGTTTGCACTTTGTCTACACTTTGTCCACCTTCGCAACCTATTTTAAGCCTTCTCAGGAAACTTAGCCCGACCGGCTTCAAGCCAGTTGCCCTATTTTGGGTCAGAGGCCTTAAAACTTGGCCAATTTGACCTCAACATTGTTTTCGTCATCATGCCTAGTCTCTTATATACCAATTTAAGACCAAATCGTTTCCCTATTGTCATAAGCAAAGTCTCCCACGTGAGGTTAAAGCAATAAGTCATGTTTGGGGACTTATTTGACCAAGTCCTATGGGTCTACAACAAATTAATTACAATGATACAAATAATAAACTAATCCCTATGTCTTTAATACGGCTAGGTAGAAATCTTTTTGATGATTTTCTTTGTCATTGAAGCTTTGAGGCATATTCCACTTTGGTCTTACTTAGGTAAAGTTGTCTTCAATTTGACTTCTCAACACTTCATGCAGCTTCTATTCCAAGTATGAACTTGGTCTTGATGCTAACTTGGCAACTACTTTCCACTTCTTTGATGCTagccttttatattttttttgttaaagaataaatttattcaaaaaaacGAGATACACTCCTGAGATTTGACTGGAAATgctcaaataaaaaagaatcgAGAATAGGCCATGGTGTCTTTCTGGCTACGGACAAAACCCTCCTTACAAGAACATTTGCTACAGCATTAGCAGTTCTTGAAATAAACTGAAAAATACAGGACTCAAAGCAACTAATCAGGTATCTAATGTcaaatacaataaaataaagaatgaatcTAAGATTGAAGGACTCAGACCGGAGACACGATATCAACTCTTGATTATCACTCTCCACAATCAAATTGTCAACGCTTTTCAAAATAGCCTCCAAAAGACCTTGCCCCACAAATACAAATTAGTAACTACCAGAACCATATCTAAAAAATGCAATGTCTCAACATGTTGGTCACATTTCAAATAAATAGCTCATATCAACTTAAAGTCTCAATCAAACTCGTTTttttaaaaggggggggggggggagggtggaaAGCTTGAGGGCTGACTAAGCTATTAAAGGGATCATAGCTAAGAGCAATGGTAAAAGGTTTGGATGGTTACGGCAAATGCCCAGGTTCAAGTCTTGAGGAAAACCATTTTGTGTAAAAATATCATAGGTTAGGATCAACTCCAAACTCACCCCTTTAGAATCCGCATATTGGGAGTATCAAACTGAACTATCACAAGAGTAGTCACAAGCGAAATGGGTAGTACCTCTTGTGAATTTGTCTTTGGTTTAAGAGAAGTTGTTAAACCTTGCCCCCAAGCCCTTCATGAGCTCACTCAAAATCTCATAaataaatatgggaaaaagaacctaTATTACATCAAATGGCCATATCTAGTCTTTGAATGACACctttataggtgtatttagaacctcctttttttttttttttggcaaaaatgTATTTACAACTGGACACCTTATTTTAATTGCCCGTTTTCTTATTCTCAGGTGGTCTTTAAGATAGATGTATAAAATGGTTTCCAAAATAGGTTGAAAGTGACATCATATGCAATTTGTTTTAATACGCATATAAAATGACACTATTACCCTCACTAGAGAAAAATTATCTcactccaaaacaaaaaagtaaggttacaaattatttgacaccttaattGAGGAGTGTCAATACATAAAAATTGGGCACTCCCACCCCCTATGGAAATGACTCCTTGCCCTCCCCTTCCAATCCACTCCATTGGGCATACCTGCTAGCTCCAAGAAAGCTTGTGGTGTGCCCAACCCTCATGAGAACGCATCAATGATATGCAATAAAGCAATATCATACATGGGAAGGCAAAAtagtcattttatttttggagaGAGATGGACACAAAAATGCTAGtgtacata encodes:
- the LOC122670558 gene encoding protein THYLAKOID ASSEMBLY 8, chloroplastic, giving the protein MYMRVMASSLRLNHSCFSPSYSSPTPKPHRNCVAIIRCGPRDNRGPLHRGRILSIEAIQAVQALKRAERVNETQIDEFVSKTLSRLIKQDLLASLKELLRQDRCHLALKVFEAARSELWYKTDCSLYADMVTALARTGMIEEIDRLISVDLERDGLGASEERGLSRLVKALIAAERTESVVRVYGLMKRCGWVSASASASASATDEYVVKILSRGLRRLGEERVADEVEMELMSSVPKGKLDELRA